A window from Actimicrobium sp. CCC2.4 encodes these proteins:
- the pilV gene encoding type IV pilus modification protein PilV, translating into MMPRSLSRFRSPSLRYRGFTLIEVMIAIVVLAFGLLALAGLQLQMLRFSQSASLRTIATAEAASLADHVLSNRAGLDANYYDLSAPPTTTTAVAACMTATGCSGQEIARTALAIWSQNLLDLLGPGAGGIICIDSTPADGTLAAPACDHSANAPYVIKIWWKDERNGNVGQFVTSFQP; encoded by the coding sequence ATGATGCCGCGCTCCCTGTCCCGATTCCGTTCCCCGTCGTTGCGCTATCGCGGCTTCACGCTGATCGAAGTGATGATCGCGATCGTGGTGCTGGCGTTCGGATTGCTTGCGCTGGCTGGTTTGCAATTGCAGATGCTGCGTTTTTCGCAAAGTGCCAGCTTGCGCACCATTGCGACGGCCGAAGCCGCCTCACTGGCCGACCACGTGTTGTCGAACCGTGCCGGTCTGGACGCCAATTACTACGACCTGTCTGCACCACCGACGACGACGACGGCTGTCGCGGCGTGCATGACGGCGACTGGTTGTAGCGGGCAGGAGATTGCCCGGACGGCGTTAGCCATCTGGAGCCAGAACCTCCTCGACTTGCTGGGCCCGGGTGCCGGGGGCATCATTTGTATTGACTCGACCCCCGCTGATGGCACGTTGGCCGCACCGGCCTGCGACCACTCCGCCAATGCGCCGTATGTGATCAAGATCTGGTGGAAAGACGAGCGCAACGGTAACGTCGGGCAGTTCGTGACGAGCTTTCAGCCATGA
- a CDS encoding pilus assembly PilX family protein: MMTTSSTTWRVIPREQGSTLLIGMLFLIILALLGLSAALISKTDERMARNSRDRNVAFFAAESALRDARADIHLPASRIQGATGAVADCSGVTTKGLCLPATAGQPQVWETYLTDPARSVEYGEMTSLTTAQKFKVAPAPGGVIAPPRYLIEALPDINGVSLSAKVPQKWLYRITAIGYGANAGTSVIVQETIRP, from the coding sequence ATGATGACGACTTCTTCAACGACATGGCGGGTCATACCGCGCGAACAGGGATCGACGCTGCTGATCGGCATGCTATTCCTGATCATCCTGGCCTTGCTGGGCCTGAGTGCGGCATTGATCAGCAAGACCGATGAGCGCATGGCGCGCAATAGCCGGGATCGCAATGTCGCGTTCTTTGCTGCCGAATCGGCGCTGCGCGATGCGCGTGCAGATATCCACCTCCCGGCTAGCCGGATCCAGGGCGCGACCGGTGCCGTTGCCGATTGCAGCGGAGTGACCACAAAGGGCTTATGCCTGCCTGCCACGGCTGGCCAGCCGCAGGTGTGGGAAACGTACCTGACCGATCCGGCGCGTTCGGTCGAGTACGGCGAAATGACGTCGCTGACCACCGCGCAGAAATTCAAAGTAGCGCCGGCACCGGGTGGAGTTATCGCCCCGCCACGGTATTTGATCGAAGCACTGCCCGATATCAATGGCGTGAGCCTGAGCGCCAAGGTCCCGCAGAAATGGCTGTATCGCATCACTGCCATCGGTTATGGCGCGAACGCCGGTACCAGCGTCATCGTGCAGGAAACCATTCGTCCCTGA
- a CDS encoding PilW family protein, giving the protein MSARMARRLAGGFGLIEVMISIAISLTVILAVTGLYLTQKGAYTSQGALSRVQENARYLMRVMTHDLRLSGYRDVNASSTFTTNPAGSKLFIDALNGTSTNASDTLTLRFYGASDTSGVADRSILDCLGNPLGRDMMVTQIYTVQTDPASLEPTLYCTVGANSAPLVTGVDSLQLLYVVDLDGGGTRFSYQPAGVADMSKVVSVLVSAVVRSSSADNVKPATAPVFNHFGLQYAPGNTAPGSDAGSVFRPANDGRLRKRVTFSVALRNRLD; this is encoded by the coding sequence ATGAGCGCCCGAATGGCGCGTCGCCTTGCTGGCGGTTTCGGCCTGATCGAAGTAATGATCTCGATCGCCATTTCGCTGACCGTTATTTTAGCGGTGACCGGCTTGTATCTCACGCAGAAAGGCGCCTACACCAGCCAGGGAGCACTCTCAAGGGTGCAGGAAAATGCACGCTACCTGATGCGCGTGATGACGCATGATTTGCGCCTATCCGGTTATCGGGACGTCAATGCCAGCTCGACTTTTACGACCAATCCTGCCGGCAGCAAGCTGTTCATTGATGCGCTCAATGGCACCAGTACGAATGCCAGCGATACCTTGACCTTGCGGTTTTACGGCGCTTCAGACACCTCCGGCGTGGCTGATCGCAGCATTCTCGATTGCCTGGGCAATCCCCTCGGTCGCGACATGATGGTCACGCAAATCTACACGGTACAGACCGATCCGGCGTCACTGGAGCCAACGCTGTATTGCACGGTTGGCGCGAATTCGGCACCCCTGGTCACCGGTGTCGATAGCCTGCAATTGCTGTACGTGGTTGATCTTGACGGTGGCGGTACGCGGTTCAGTTATCAGCCTGCCGGTGTGGCCGACATGAGCAAAGTGGTCAGCGTACTGGTCTCGGCAGTCGTGCGTAGCAGTTCGGCCGATAACGTCAAGCCGGCGACAGCGCCGGTCTTCAATCATTTCGGGTTGCAATATGCGCCCGGCAATACCGCACCGGGCAGCGATGCCGGCAGCGTGTTCAGACCGGCCAATGATGGCCGTCTGCGAAAACGCGTGACGTTTTCGGTGGCGTTGCGCAATCGACTGGATTGA